A window of Salmo trutta chromosome 5, fSalTru1.1, whole genome shotgun sequence contains these coding sequences:
- the LOC115193433 gene encoding ladderlectin yields MTMLTSLLILSAAFALGDANSILEEDLCPSGWTKYGSRCLMFVKTTRSWPEAERNCVSLGDKLVSVPNVVKYLGANLASVHSFAEEQFLQMMVLVNTGGFPLTWIGGFDAVQSKDRRWLWSDGSNFDHRNLAKVRPDAGAGETCIHMNFGGQQRWNNALCVRSLPSVCSLRLLPLRQTIH; encoded by the exons ATGACGATGTTGACCAGTCTTCTGATTCTCAGTGCTGCCTTTGCTCTAGGAGATGCAA ATTCAATTCTAGAAGAAGACTTGTGTCCTTCCGGTTGGACCAAATATGGATCACGCTGCTTAATGTTTGTAAAGACTACAAGGAGCTGGCCTGAAGCAGAG CGGAACTGTGTGTCCCTTGGTGATAAACTGGTGTCTGTACCCAACGTTGTGAAGTACCTTGGCGCAAACCTGGCATCTGTACACAGCTTCGCTGAGGAGCAATTTCTACAGATGATGGTCTTGGTCAACACTGGTGGTTTCCCTCTTACCTGGATTGGTGGATTTGATGCTGTTCAGTCTAAG GACAGGCGGTGGCTCTGGAGCGACGGTTCCAACTTTGATCACCGGAACTTGGCAAAAGTACGGCCCGATGCTGGTGCCGGAGAGACATGTATTCATATGAACTTTGGAG GTCAACAGCGCTGGAACAATGCATTGTGTGTAAGGAGCTTGCCCTCGGTGTGCTCCCTGAGACTCCTGCCGCTTCGCCAGACTATACATTAA
- the fgb gene encoding fibrinogen beta chain, which yields MKWLLLLCLCVYAVHCQDDYDEYDLGDKTDPKKVVDPRGHRPLSRGSETYTPARNNPPPVSGGSQYRGRPTAAPARAMAQEKDEQPEAGGCTHASEQMGVLCPTGCELKTAMLKQERNVKDEVRKMQKDVDDLSRSSNTIYNYVDGMSSALRERQLVSNENGDLVSQYTDSLESQHAFAKEAIDTVFPSNIRILQGVLEKIRLKIQRVEKAILAQREECKEPCTVSCPIPVVSGKECEDIFRKGGRDSGMYLVQPDSFYQPYKVYCDQTTQKGGWTTIQNRKDGSVDFGRRWDNYRSGFGNIAFDVGKGHCNTPGEYWLGNDRISQLTKQGPTEVLMEMEDWSGNKVHAQYKQFTIQGETSNYILAIDGYSGTAGNVMLDGATGLFGENRTMTIHNGMMFSTYDRDNDNWTPGDPSKQCSREDGGGWWYNRCHSANPNGRYYWGGAYTRYMAKHGTDDGMVWMNWKGSWYSLKAICMKIRPYFASR from the exons ATGAAGTGGCTACTGCTGCTCTGCCTGTGTGTCTATGCTGTCCATTGTCAAGACGATTATGACGAATATGACCTG GGGGATAAAACAGAT CCCAAAAAAGTGGTAGACCCTCGCGGCCACCGTCCCTTGTCCAGAGGGAGTGAGACCTACACCCCTGCCCGCAACAACCCCCCTCCCGTCAGCGGCGGCAGCCAATACCGTGGGCGACCCACGGCGGCTCCCGCCAGAGCCATGGCACAGGAGAAGGATGAGCAACCGGAAGCTGGGGGGTGTACACATGCCTCAGAACAaatg GGGGTGCTGTGTCCTACGGGCTGTGAGCTGAAGACAGCCATGCTGAAACAAGAGAGGAACGTGaaagatgaagtgaggaagatgCAGAAAGATGTTGACGACCTGTCGAGATCCTCTAACACCATCTATAACTACGTAGACGGCATGTCCTCAGCGCTGAGGGAGAGACAACTAGTCAGCAATG AGAATGGTGACCTGGTGAGTCAGTACACGGACAGTCTGGAGTCCCAGCATGCCTTTGCAAAGGAGGCTATAGACACAGTCTTCCCCTCTAACATtag GATTCTTCAAGGGGTCCTTGAGAAGATCAGGTTGAAGATTCAGAGAGTGGAGAAGGCTATCCTGGCCCAGAGGGAGGAATGCAAGGAGCCGTGCACTGTCTCCTGCCCCATACCCGTTGTATCTG GTAAGGAGTGTGAGGACATCTTCAGGAAAGGAGGAAGGGATTCTGGGATGTATCTGGTCCAGCCTGATTCCTTCTACCAGCCCTACAAGGTCTACTGTGACCAGACCACACAGAAAGGAG gctggACCACTATTCAGAACAGGAAGGATGGTTCTGTTGACTTTGGCCGGCGTTGGGACAACTATCGCAGCGGTTTCGGGAATATCGCCTTCGACGTTGGAAAGGGACATTGCAACACTCCAG GGGAGTACTGGCTGGGTAACGACCGCATCAGTCAGCTGACCAAGCAGGGACCTACTGAGGTCCTCATGGAGATGGAGGATTGGTCTGGCAACAAGGTCCACGCCCAGTACAAACAGTTTACCATACAG GGCGAGACGTCCAACTACATATTGGCGATCGATGGGTATTCAGGAACGGCTGGTAACGTGATGCTGGACGGAGCTACGGGGCTGTTTGGAGAGAACCGGACCATGACCATCCACAATGGAATGATGTTCAGCACCTACGACAGAGACAACGATAACTG GACTCCAGGTGATCCGTCCAAACAGTGCTCCCGTGAGGACGGCGGTGGCTGGTGGTACAACAGGTGTCACTCAGCCAATCCCAACGGCCGTTACTACTGGGGCGGGGCTTACACGCGGTACATGGCAAAACACGGGACGGATGACGGCATGGTGTGGATGAACTGGAAGGGATCCTGGTACTCTCTCAAAGCCATCTGCATGAAGATCAGGCCATACTTTGCCTCGCGGtag